The following are from one region of the Candidatus Hydrogenedentota bacterium genome:
- the rfaE2 gene encoding D-glycero-beta-D-manno-heptose 1-phosphate adenylyltransferase, which produces MSYTDLVSRFKQARVMVVGDIYLDENVYGAVTSVSLEAPIPVYEVHERRHNPGAAGNAACNVASLGATTYMLGYVGDDVNAGIVRHEFAVRNVNTDFVVTDPSRPTNTYGKLRAGGFNIPSQEILRTDTPSPTFISGAIEDQIVANIEKLAPEVDTIVVVDQVSSVATERVLATAVACAKKHKLLTVGDSRSRAGALKGFDVIVPNDREAGIGAGIDVVDEASLEAAATKLLKVAKNALITRGPQGIRVCRPNQKPVDVPITISPDAVVDVTGAGDTVTAAVALTLVAGGSLEDAAVLGNAAAGVAVVQPGVVTVSNDELRDALTASGAPSKLKTVDTLQRILEGLRREGKRIVWTNGCFDIIHVGHITYLQRAAALGDVLVVGLNSDVSVKMNKGPDRPIIHQGNRAIVLAAFECVDYIVLFDEPTPMKQLEILRPDIYAKGGDYSLDTIVQEERRLVEGYGGEIAIIPGVEGHSTTQIIRQMGGK; this is translated from the coding sequence ATGAGTTACACCGATTTAGTGAGCCGCTTCAAACAAGCGCGCGTTATGGTGGTAGGGGATATTTACCTTGACGAGAACGTCTATGGGGCCGTGACGAGCGTAAGCCTCGAGGCGCCGATCCCGGTGTATGAAGTCCATGAGCGCCGGCATAATCCGGGTGCGGCGGGCAATGCCGCGTGCAATGTGGCATCCCTGGGCGCTACGACGTACATGCTCGGTTACGTGGGCGATGACGTGAATGCGGGCATCGTGCGGCACGAATTCGCGGTGCGCAACGTGAACACGGATTTCGTCGTGACGGACCCCTCACGGCCAACCAATACCTACGGCAAACTGCGTGCCGGCGGATTCAATATCCCTAGCCAGGAGATTCTGCGCACCGATACCCCGTCTCCCACTTTCATCTCCGGGGCTATCGAGGACCAAATCGTCGCGAACATTGAGAAACTCGCGCCCGAGGTCGACACCATCGTGGTGGTCGACCAGGTATCCTCCGTGGCGACCGAACGCGTGCTCGCGACCGCTGTGGCCTGCGCGAAGAAGCACAAATTGTTGACAGTGGGCGATTCGCGCTCCCGCGCGGGAGCGCTCAAAGGCTTCGATGTTATCGTTCCGAACGATCGCGAGGCGGGAATTGGCGCCGGGATCGATGTCGTGGACGAGGCCAGCCTTGAAGCAGCCGCGACGAAACTCTTGAAGGTCGCAAAGAATGCATTGATCACGCGCGGGCCCCAGGGTATTCGCGTGTGCCGGCCAAACCAGAAACCCGTTGATGTGCCCATCACCATTTCGCCGGACGCGGTTGTGGATGTTACCGGGGCCGGGGATACGGTCACCGCGGCGGTGGCGCTGACGCTGGTCGCGGGCGGCTCGCTTGAGGACGCCGCGGTCTTGGGGAACGCAGCGGCAGGGGTGGCGGTGGTGCAGCCGGGCGTGGTTACGGTGTCGAACGATGAGTTGCGCGATGCCCTCACCGCATCGGGCGCGCCCTCAAAGCTCAAGACCGTCGATACCCTCCAGCGCATTCTGGAGGGCTTGCGCAGAGAGGGTAAGCGCATTGTGTGGACCAACGGATGTTTTGACATCATTCATGTCGGGCATATCACGTATCTCCAACGAGCGGCCGCGCTCGGGGACGTGTTAGTGGTCGGGCTTAATAGTGACGTCTCCGTAAAGATGAACAAAGGTCCGGACCGGCCCATCATTCACCAGGGGAACCGGGCGATTGTCCTGGCGGCCTTTGAATGCGTCGACTACATCGTGCTTTTCGATGAACCTACCCCTATGAAACAGCTCGAGATCCTCAGGCCTGACATATATGCCAAGGGCGGGGACTATTCGCTCGATACTATCGTGCAGGAGGAGCGCCGCCTCGTCGAGGGGTACGGCGGCGAGATCGCAATTATCCCAGGCGTCGAAGGCCACTCAACCACCCAGATCATCAGACAAATGGGCGGGAAATAG
- a CDS encoding DUF4838 domain-containing protein, whose amino-acid sequence MHFTLSLIMFLAAQAPGEAVLSQDGAAQWVIVVAEDAIAPEQTAAVELQQHLQAVTGATFSIQHAVEEGAKAIVVGPSALFTAAFPDVDLDALGHDGIVLKSAENRIYLAGGRPRGTLYAVYTFLEDVVGCRWWSSTERFVPEKPTLRIPALDTVYSPRLIYREAFYRDAFEGVYAARSKCNGHFVRVAEEYGGHYNILGWCHTFYQILPPEKYFGEHPDWYSEIGGERRAEGAQLCLTNEAMRGEFVKNALEWIRKSPEAGIISISQNDCHGNCQCANCKALDDAAGSPSGSLLHFVNAVAAEIEKEYPDFLIETLAYQYTRKAPVGVTPRHNVIIRLCSIECSYSQPLAMGPQNGAFKRDMEAWSAIAPRLFVWDYVTNFRDYIMPHPNMRVLAPNIRFFVENNAVGLFEQGDSSCSISDFPELRAWVLAHLMWDPSRDEYALINEFLDGYYGLAAAPLRRYIDLIHDAAAWSGVYLRCYMPDTSEWFPLEDVVRAAELFNEAEQRVKDDPVIARRAARARMPLDAVLLNRYYDLARAAKQAGAAIPLPPEPVAFAEDFITRANAFSANSYREGGAFEQYAQMMRLRFRPAGPLPAACEGLPEEDYMIIEDNRFNLHGVDNGWSHLVDDAAAADKAAACMPSNHTQWAIQYEIREEASDANPWHCYAELRCDAKAESGTALAVGIYDARGQKHVMQRSVPIAEVAGKEYKTLDLGTHNLSAGMYFWVSPVNNPEQVETVYVDRFFVVRER is encoded by the coding sequence ATGCACTTCACATTATCGCTCATCATGTTTTTGGCGGCTCAGGCGCCGGGCGAGGCGGTCCTGTCCCAGGACGGAGCGGCCCAATGGGTCATCGTTGTCGCGGAAGACGCCATTGCGCCGGAGCAGACCGCCGCCGTGGAACTGCAGCAACATCTTCAAGCCGTAACGGGCGCAACATTTTCCATCCAGCATGCTGTCGAAGAGGGTGCGAAGGCCATCGTTGTCGGACCCTCGGCGCTGTTCACGGCGGCGTTTCCTGATGTCGATCTGGACGCCTTGGGTCATGACGGGATTGTGCTCAAGTCGGCGGAGAACCGCATTTACCTGGCGGGCGGCCGTCCGCGCGGCACGCTGTACGCCGTGTACACGTTTCTCGAGGACGTGGTGGGTTGCCGGTGGTGGTCGTCGACGGAACGGTTTGTGCCGGAAAAGCCCACGCTCCGAATTCCGGCACTTGATACGGTGTACTCGCCGCGGCTGATTTACCGGGAAGCGTTTTACCGGGACGCGTTTGAGGGGGTGTACGCGGCACGGAGCAAATGCAATGGCCATTTCGTAAGGGTCGCGGAGGAATACGGCGGGCATTACAACATCCTGGGCTGGTGCCATACCTTTTATCAGATCCTGCCGCCGGAGAAGTATTTTGGCGAGCATCCGGACTGGTATAGCGAGATTGGCGGCGAACGCCGTGCCGAGGGTGCGCAACTGTGCCTCACGAACGAGGCGATGCGCGGGGAATTCGTCAAGAACGCCCTGGAATGGATTCGGAAGAGTCCCGAGGCGGGCATCATCTCGATATCGCAAAACGACTGTCACGGGAACTGCCAATGCGCGAACTGCAAGGCCCTGGACGACGCGGCGGGGTCGCCCTCAGGGTCGTTGCTGCACTTTGTGAACGCCGTGGCGGCGGAGATCGAGAAGGAGTACCCCGATTTCCTGATCGAGACCCTCGCGTACCAATACACACGGAAAGCGCCCGTTGGCGTCACGCCGCGTCACAACGTCATCATTCGTCTATGCTCGATCGAGTGCTCCTATTCGCAGCCGCTGGCGATGGGTCCTCAGAACGGTGCATTCAAACGCGACATGGAGGCGTGGAGCGCCATTGCTCCGCGCCTGTTCGTCTGGGATTACGTGACAAACTTCCGCGACTACATCATGCCGCATCCCAACATGCGGGTGCTCGCCCCGAACATCCGGTTCTTTGTAGAGAACAACGCGGTGGGGCTGTTCGAGCAGGGGGATTCGAGCTGCTCGATCAGCGATTTCCCCGAACTGCGCGCCTGGGTGCTGGCGCATCTGATGTGGGACCCCTCGCGGGACGAGTACGCCCTCATCAACGAATTCCTCGATGGCTACTACGGGCTTGCGGCGGCTCCATTGCGCCGGTACATCGACCTCATTCACGACGCGGCGGCGTGGTCGGGCGTGTACCTCCGCTGTTACATGCCCGATACATCGGAATGGTTTCCGCTCGAGGACGTAGTCCGCGCGGCGGAACTGTTCAACGAGGCTGAACAGCGCGTCAAGGACGACCCGGTTATCGCGAGGCGCGCCGCCCGGGCGCGCATGCCCCTCGATGCCGTACTTCTGAACCGGTATTACGACCTGGCGCGTGCCGCAAAGCAAGCCGGCGCCGCGATTCCATTGCCCCCCGAGCCAGTTGCGTTTGCGGAGGATTTCATCACGCGGGCCAACGCGTTTTCCGCGAACAGCTACCGGGAAGGCGGGGCCTTCGAGCAGTACGCGCAGATGATGCGCCTTCGTTTCCGGCCTGCAGGACCGCTCCCGGCGGCCTGTGAAGGCCTGCCGGAAGAGGACTACATGATCATCGAGGACAACCGGTTCAATCTGCACGGCGTGGATAATGGGTGGAGCCATCTCGTGGACGATGCCGCCGCCGCCGACAAGGCCGCGGCGTGCATGCCGTCGAACCACACCCAATGGGCGATACAATATGAGATTCGCGAGGAAGCCTCCGATGCGAACCCGTGGCACTGTTACGCGGAACTTCGTTGCGACGCAAAGGCTGAATCGGGTACGGCTCTGGCGGTAGGCATTTACGACGCCCGCGGGCAGAAACATGTCATGCAACGCAGCGTGCCAATAGCCGAAGTGGCCGGGAAGGAATACAAGACCCTTGATTTGGGCACCCACAACCTCTCGGCGGGCATGTATTTCTGGGTATCGCCGGTCAACAATCCCGAGCAAGTCGAGACGGTCTACGTGGACCGGTTTTTTGTGGTGCGGGAACGGTGA
- a CDS encoding uroporphyrinogen decarboxylase family protein yields MSLTIDAVEAARYTARGGTLMTPKERVLAAVNHQQPDRVPIQTYLTPEIHQRLTEHFGTTEINGVLGVDFRSVSPRFRGPERPIPQGCACVDEWGTGYIMKEYPGGTYPESFHKPLAGLTSLDDVESYPWPEADDYDFSVLPEQCEAVSEYAVCFGGAGIPDIVNGVGRGRGMEQVLLDIMTQDAVGVAVIDKRCDFFYNYCLRALETAGGKIDILCLGEDCGNQNGPMFDPAVFDGFFRPRLQRFYDLGHEFGCKVMMHSCGSTRKLMPRFIGMGLDVLDAVQPEPAGMNPAEVKREFGGKLAFCGMISTQMTLPYGTEAECRAEARHRIEVIGKGGGYIFSPAHCIQPDTPLENVLAIYEEALGLTEGAFRNIREAHWKEKVR; encoded by the coding sequence GTGTCACTGACCATTGACGCAGTTGAGGCGGCCCGGTACACTGCTCGGGGAGGAACGTTGATGACGCCCAAGGAACGCGTACTGGCTGCCGTGAATCACCAGCAGCCCGACCGGGTGCCGATTCAAACCTATCTCACCCCGGAAATCCACCAGCGGTTGACGGAACACTTCGGCACAACCGAAATCAACGGCGTGCTCGGGGTCGATTTTCGGAGCGTGAGCCCGCGGTTCCGCGGCCCCGAACGGCCCATACCCCAAGGGTGCGCGTGCGTCGACGAATGGGGTACCGGCTACATCATGAAGGAATACCCGGGAGGGACGTATCCCGAGTCTTTTCACAAGCCCCTCGCCGGGCTGACGTCGCTGGACGACGTGGAATCCTACCCCTGGCCGGAGGCGGACGACTACGACTTCTCGGTTCTGCCGGAGCAGTGCGAGGCGGTATCCGAGTATGCCGTGTGTTTCGGCGGCGCCGGGATTCCCGACATCGTCAACGGCGTGGGACGCGGACGCGGCATGGAACAGGTGTTGCTCGATATCATGACCCAGGACGCCGTGGGGGTCGCGGTCATCGACAAGCGCTGCGATTTCTTCTACAACTACTGCCTGCGGGCGCTCGAGACCGCCGGCGGCAAGATCGATATTCTGTGTCTGGGCGAGGATTGCGGCAACCAGAACGGCCCTATGTTTGACCCGGCGGTGTTCGACGGCTTCTTCCGGCCTCGTCTGCAACGCTTCTACGATCTCGGCCACGAGTTCGGCTGCAAGGTGATGATGCACTCGTGCGGCAGCACCCGAAAACTCATGCCCCGGTTCATCGGGATGGGCCTCGATGTGCTGGATGCGGTCCAGCCCGAGCCCGCGGGTATGAATCCCGCCGAAGTAAAGCGGGAGTTCGGCGGCAAACTGGCCTTTTGCGGTATGATAAGCACCCAGATGACGCTCCCCTACGGAACCGAAGCCGAGTGCCGGGCCGAGGCGCGCCACCGTATCGAGGTTATCGGAAAAGGCGGCGGTTACATCTTCAGTCCGGCCCATTGCATACAACCGGATACGCCTCTCGAGAACGTTCTGGCCATATATGAAGAAGCCCTGGGATTGACGGAGGGCGCTTTTCGCAACATACGCGAGGCCCATTGGAAGGAGAAAGTTCGATGA
- a CDS encoding sigma-70 family RNA polymerase sigma factor, which yields MTEIASADWIRQALEQYEKPLIRYACRITGDLETARDVVQDAFLRLCQAERAKVDGHLAAWLYTVCRNRAYDVRKKEGRMNALTEGRANVQPSDGPGPSAVAERREALAKVFDVLGELPEETQEAFRLKFEDELTYREISHVMGVSLGKVSNLIATALDTMRLRLRGELDLAQEV from the coding sequence ATGACGGAAATCGCGTCAGCGGACTGGATACGTCAGGCGCTCGAGCAGTACGAGAAACCGCTCATCCGGTACGCCTGCCGCATTACGGGCGACCTCGAGACCGCGCGCGACGTGGTGCAGGATGCGTTTCTGCGTCTGTGCCAGGCGGAGCGCGCCAAGGTCGACGGGCACCTGGCGGCGTGGCTGTACACGGTGTGCCGCAACCGCGCGTACGACGTGCGGAAGAAGGAGGGACGGATGAACGCGCTCACCGAAGGCCGCGCAAACGTGCAGCCAAGCGATGGTCCCGGGCCCAGCGCCGTGGCCGAGCGCCGCGAGGCCCTTGCAAAAGTGTTCGACGTGCTCGGCGAACTGCCTGAGGAAACCCAGGAGGCGTTTCGCCTGAAATTCGAGGACGAGTTGACCTACCGGGAGATCAGCCACGTGATGGGTGTCTCCCTCGGCAAAGTGAGCAACCTCATCGCCACGGCGCTCGACACCATGCGCCTAAGGCTGCGGGGCGAACTCGACCTCGCCCAGGAGGTGTGA